One Misgurnus anguillicaudatus chromosome 22, ASM2758022v2, whole genome shotgun sequence DNA segment encodes these proteins:
- the LOC141358954 gene encoding C3a anaphylatoxin chemotactic receptor-like has protein sequence MKTTVNSIWFLNLAIADFIFSMFLVFDIAADFDKNIFLYLGKVIHACYYFVFLLNMFASVFFLTVISVDRCLCTWMVVWVRNKRTLVKARLICAFVWILSICCSISFFTLMHLQRFFPVAIYTFMFMVSFLIPFLITASSYIAIGMRVKSLKRGKQLRSYRVIISVVLAFFICWFPFHVHKLCLISAFKYNWSDSAKRKLSAATSFVYCLAHLNSCLNPILYVFMCNEFKIKLKKSLLLVLEAVFTEEHLNMRSTSLPHTSQCQQVPNVQINDTTI, from the coding sequence ATGAAGACAACAGTCAACTCTATTTGGTTTCTTAACTTGGCAATTGCAGACTTCATTTTCAGTATGTTTTTGGTTTTTGACATCGCTGCTGATTTCGACAAGAATATATTTTTGTACTTAGGCAAAGTCATACATGCgtgctattattttgtttttctgctaAATATGTTTGCAAGTGTTTTCTTTCTGACAGTTATCAGTGTGGACCGATGTCTGTGCACATGGATGGTTGTGTGGGTTAGGAATAAGCGAACTCTAGTCAAAGCCAGACtcatttgtgcatttgtgtGGATTTTATCCATCTGCTGCAGCATCTCTTTTTTCACTCTTATGCATTTACAGAGATTTTTCCCAGTGGCTATCTACACATTTATGTTTATGGTGTCCTTTCTAATTCCCTTTTTGATTACTGCATCTTCATACATAGCTATTGGCATGCGGGTAAAAAGCCTCAAAAGAGGAAAGCAGCTACGCTCTTATCGGGTTATTATATCGGTGGTTCTGGCTTTTTTCATATGCTGGTTTCCTTTCCATGTACATAAACTGTGTCTAATAAGTGCATTTAAGTATAACTGGAGTGACAGTGCTAAACGAAAACTTTCTGCTGCAACATCATTTGTATACTGCCTGGCTCATCTAAACAGTTGTCTTAACCCTATTCTCTATGTGTTCATGTGTAATGAGTTTAAGATAAAACTGAAAAAGTCTCTGCTGCTGGTTCTCGAGGCAGTTTTTACAGAGGAACATCTGAATATGAGATCAACTTCACTTCCTCACACCTCTCAATGTCAGCAGGTACCAAATGTTCAGATAAACGACACAACCATCTGA